TTTTGACAATATTTGGGAATTAGAAGATCAGTCTTCCGGTAAGCTATTTCTTGAAAATTTAGAAAATGCCTACAGGGAAAAGATATCAAATTTATCTAATTTTTTAGAAAACAAGTATAAAGGAATTCCTAAAATATTAATGGCGCATTCATTTTTTGGCAGCAGTAAAAAGATTGACACCTTGGGAGGTAGTTATATTATTCCTTTTAATGTTTTTGGAAATGGTTTTTCTTATGTTGCTCTTGGACATATTCATAAATTCATGAAGCTAAGAGATAATATTGTTTATTCGGGATCCCCTATGCAATATTCATTTAATGAGACCTGCGATAAATACATAAATGTTTTACATTTTAATGATAATAAATTAATTTTGCAAAAAGCATTTCCTGTGCCGATTTTCAATAAATTAATCTTTGTTAAAGGCTCTTTAAATGAAGTTCTTGAGTTTTTGTCTAATATTAAAAAAGAAGAGTCTTTTACTATTTATTTGAAAATTGAACTTAATGAGGCAGTTGATACTAGCGCTGAGGAGGCTATTTATGATTTAGCAAGGCTTAATTTTATGAATCTAGTTTCTATTTCCTATTCTTTATCCTCAGGACAGGATTTGCAAGACGAATCCGATTTTATTGGAGGGCTTGAAGTGCTTGAAATGGATGAAAAATATTTTTTTGAGAAAAAGTTGAGACGAGATTTTGAAAACGGCATTATTAGGGATATTAAATTTAAGGAAGAAGAGCTCATTTCTCTTTTTAATGAGGTTTTAACTAACGGATATTTGGGCGAATATGAGGATAAATAAACTCATATTTAAAAATATTGCCTCTTACAAGGGTGAGCATGAGTTAAATTTCGATACATTTCTTTTAAGACAGTCGGGCATTTTTTTAATTTCTGGCAATACTGGATCAGGCAAAAGCACCATTTTAGATTGCATAACTTTGGCGCTATATGCTCGTGTTTACAGACTTGGAAAGAAAATTGTAGATATTATATCAAAAGGCGAGACCAATGCTTATGTTAAATTAACGTTTACTATTTCGGGAAAAATTTATGAATCTTTTGTTGAGCTTAATTTAAAAAATATAGAGACACCTAAGAGCATGTTGCTTAGTTGTTTTTTTGATAACAGGGTTATTGAGGGTCGAACTGATGTTTTAGAGCATATTAAAAGTCTTTGTAGATTAGACTTTAACCAATTTTGTCAAACTGTAATTTTACCACAAGGCAATTTTCAAGAATTTTTAACGTCAACTCCCAAAGAGAAAGCTGCAATAATTGATAATATTTTTAATTTGAAAAAATATGATAATTTGGAATTTTATTTAAAAAGTGACTTTGAGCGCACAAAGTTCAATATAGATAAATTGTTGAATTCTGAATCTTATGAAAAATCAATCCTTGATTATGATGAGAGTGAGTATAAATCTCTTAAGGATTATTTAGATTTAGTTGATATTGATCGATTAGAAAGTGATCTTGAAAATATCAGAAGAGCTATTTTTTTGTGTAATCAGGCAATAGCATCTAATGAGAGATATTTGGAATTGGAAACCGAAATGTCTTCTTTAAAGGATCAATTATCTTCTCAGATCGAATATCTAAATTCTTTAGAGAAGGATCATTCCCTTCAAAAGAAATTAAAAGAAAATTTGGATTTGGATCGAAAAATTTATTTATGTTCAGATTTTTGGAATTTGAAAAATCTAGTTGTTATGCAGGGTGAATTGGTTAATGATAGTAGATTGCTTGATTTAGAGCTTTCGAAAGTGATGAGTAATTTAAAAGAAATTAAATATTTGGACGGCAATAATTTTAATTATGTTAAGGAACTTTATAACAGAAATTGTAATCTTTTTGATTTAAAACTTGTTGAGAATGATTATGAGAGTTTGCTTTTAAGGAAAAATAGTCTTGAGAATGAAAAAAAAGAATTATTAATGTCTCAGAGTAAAAAAAATGATGAGATTAAAAGTATTTCTTATGAGAAATCTAATTTTGATTTTGACAAATATGTTTACTATGAGGCATTGAAATTGTTTCAAACTTTTAATAATGAGTTGATTTCAAAATATAGAGATAGGTTGGAATTTTTATTAAAATCTACTGACGAAGAAGATTTTAATAAAAATAAGGAAAAAAATATTATTAAGATTGATTTGTATAAGGAGTTGTTAAAATATCTTGATGATAAAAATTTTTCTATTGAGAGTGATAAAGAAAAACTGAAATATATTGAGGCTGAGTATAAAAATTATCAACATAAAGATAGATTATCGGTTTGCAGTTTAAAAGAGCTTTACGCTTTAAATTCAAAACTTCATTTAATACAAAATCAAATTGATGAACTTAAATATCAGATATCTTGCAAACAGGAAGAAATCTCTAAACAAGAGGTTAATGCTTTAGAGTTTAAAAAGAATAATGCTGAGATTTTAAGATTGATTGGAAAAAATTTATTTGACAAATACATAAATTATTTTGACAGAGAAAAAATTTTGGCATTTGAAAATAAATTAGAAAAGCTTGAACAATTTAAGGTTAGGAAAAATGATTTAAAAATTGAAATTTCTTTAAAAAATAAAAATTTTGATCAAAATCTTTTAAAGATTAAAGATTTATTATTAAAACTTAATTTAAATTTAAGTTTTAATGATTATTCTTCTTTGGAAAAGGAATTTAATGTTGTTTTGGCTAAGCAGAAAAGTGTAGAAAATGAATGGAATATGCTTGTTTTAGATCTTAAAAATCTAGAAGATTTAAAAATTAAAACCGAAACACAAATTAAATTTATAAAGGAATCTATATTGACTTTAGAAGCGAAGTTAAATGAAGAGCAAAATAGTTTTATTAATATAATTTCAAATTTAAAAAATATTTTTTTTAGCTCATTTTCTTTTGAGACAGAAATTACTTTAGAAAAAATCAATGAAAATAGCCTGTATTTCTTGCAAAAATTGAGCTTATCAATTAGCTCCAAGCTTGAATTTTTATCCAGAGATATCGAAAAGTATAAAATCAAGCTTTTAAATTTTCAAACTCTTCAAAAAAAGATTAATCAACAAAAAATTAATTTAGACTTGCTAAGAGGTGAGTTGAATCTTGCTAAAGAAAGGAAAGATAAGCTGGATGTTTTAAGGAAGGTAGTAATTAGATCTTCTGGATTGAAATATTATGTTCAAACTTTTTTAATTAATGATATTTTAAGATTGGCAAATGAAAAGTATTTAAGGTGGATTTTCCCTGATTTTGAGCTTAAGACCAACAAAGAGAGCAAAGAGTTTGATTTTTTAATTGAAGATAAAAAAGATGTTAATAAAATAAGAACGGTAAAAACTTTGTCTGGGGGTGAGAAATTTCTTGTGTCTTTAGCTTTGTCTTTGGCTTTATCTGATAAAATAAGGGATAGTGAATTGAAAATAGAAGCTTTTTTTCTAGATGAGGGTTTTGGTAATCTTGATGAAGATACTTTGGCTCAAGTTATGCCTAAGCTTTCTAAGTTTCAAATGATGACTGGGCGACAAATTGGTATAATTTCTCATGTTTCTTATTTAAAGGAGATGATTAAAGCACAAATAGTTATAAACAAGATTTCTAAAATTTCTTATATTGCTATGGAAAATTTATGATCATTTATGTACAATTAGGCTTTGAGGGATAAATATGAAACATTATTTAGCGATTGATATTGGTGGGACTAATACTAAATATTCGCTTTCAGATTCAAGTGGTGTTTTTTTTGATAAAAATGAAATAAGCACAGGTACTACTTCTGATGAACAAGTAAATATTTTGGTTAATCTTATTAATTCTTACAAAAAATCAAGTGATATAGCGGGAGTTGCAATTTGTATTCCTGGGTTTGTTGATCTTAAGGGAAATGTTCTTCGGGTAAATGCTATTACTGGATTTGTTAATTATCCTTTAAAAGAGCGGTTGGAGTCTTTAACCGGAGTAAGCACAGAGATCGAAAATGATGCTAATTGTGTAGCCTTGGCAGAAAAATTTAAGGGCAATGCTATTGACTGTAATGATTTTATTGCTATAACTCTTGGCACAGGAATTGGTGCTGGAATTTTTGCAAATGGCAAGCTTTTAAGAGGAAATTCTTTTATGTCCGGAGAGGTTGGATTTATGATTACTAGAGGTATTAGTAATAATATTCCTTTTAATTGTAGATGGGAGTCCATTGCTTCTGTTTCGGCTTTAAGAAAAAGAGTTGCTATGCGATTAGGAAAGCCTTTAAAAGAAATTTCAGGAGAATTTGTTTTTGATCTAGCTGAGAATGGGAATGTTCATGCCAAAAATGAAGTTGATAGATTTTTTGAGAATTTATCATTTGGTATTTTTAATTTAACTTTTGTTTTAAATCCTGAAAAAATTTTGATTGGAGGAGGAATAAGCTCAAGGCCCGATTTAATAGATAGAATATATGAAAAATTAGAAAATTTATGGTCTTTAGAAATGGCTTTTGATAATAACAATAATATAAAAAATCTTGTAACACTTGAACCTACTAAATTTAATAATGAATCTGGTAAAATTGGGGCTTTATATAATTATTTTACTTGCAAAAAGCAAAATAATACCTCATGTTAGTGAAGTGATAAAAACTTTAAGTTTGAATATTTGAAGCTAGCCTTTCTATAAGGCTTTCAACACTAGATTTTTGAATATTAAATTCTATTTCTACTGTATTTTGGTCTTTTATTGTGGTTTTTATGTGACTTGATATTGTAAGATTAGTCATGTTTGCCAAGACGGTTGGAATTAATTTTTTTGACAATATTTTTAGTATTGGTGGGTTATGTGTTTTGATCAAGGATTTAAAAATGTATTCGTCTTGATTTAAGCTGTTTATAGCCAAAGTTCCACTGCTAAAGGGGATTAAATTTTTGCTGCTTACTATTTGGTTTGGGAGCAATAATGCTGGATCTTGAATCCAAAAAAACATTTCATTTTTTTCTACTTCCCTAATATATTTTGTTGTTAGTATATTATTGTCTTTTACGGTTTTATCTTTTTGGGTTATTGTAATACTGGTTCTAGCTTTGTTTGGAATAATGTATATATTTGAATTTTTAAGTTTCCATTTTGGATTTGTAAGTATATTGCCTATTGATTCTGTATTTCTATTTTTATGAATTCCCCAGAAAATATCTTTTGGAAAATTACCCATTATTAGTAGAGCAAAGTCATTATTTTCTTTTTTATAGCTAAAATATAAATCGCTTATAAGCCCGAGAACGGATTTATATTTAGGGCTTAAGGAGTTATAAATAGATCTGTTTTTAATTAAATTTATGTGGGCGTATAAATTTGCGTCAGGCAAAAGTTCCATTAGGTAATTTATTTGTTTTGGAGGACTGTAAGGCAGACTGGCACATCCAAACATAAGGCATGAAATAGAAGTTATTTTTTTTAATGTTTTTAACATTTTTCAATTCCTATTAGTGTAAATGTATCATCTGCAAGGTTTATTTTTTTCTCTAGCTTGCTTTTATTTAATATGATATCTAAGACCAATGTTTCAGTTTTAATATATTTTTCAAATTTATTTAGCATTTCTTTCAAAGTTTCATTATTTTCTATGTATAAATTTATTCTATCGCTAACATCAAAATTTTTTTCTTTTCTTAAATTTTGTATTTGTCTTACAAATTCTCTTGTAAGCCCTTCTAGGTACAACTCCTTAGTGATTAGCGAGTCTATTCCTATCGTAATGGAATC
This genomic interval from Borreliella andersonii contains the following:
- a CDS encoding exonuclease SbcCD subunit D gives rise to the protein MSNYKILHTSDWHIGKKIENFSILKEQKSFLYFLLEFIEKEKIDLLLVAGDVYDSKRPGFEEQKLVNNFFYELSFTSCKWCVVISGNHDKKDYLSINKKILSRFNFFLITEYDSDEQIVLLKDNENLKFIVVCLPHINERLILGQNFDNIWELEDQSSGKLFLENLENAYREKISNLSNFLENKYKGIPKILMAHSFFGSSKKIDTLGGSYIIPFNVFGNGFSYVALGHIHKFMKLRDNIVYSGSPMQYSFNETCDKYINVLHFNDNKLILQKAFPVPIFNKLIFVKGSLNEVLEFLSNIKKEESFTIYLKIELNEAVDTSAEEAIYDLARLNFMNLVSISYSLSSGQDLQDESDFIGGLEVLEMDEKYFFEKKLRRDFENGIIRDIKFKEEELISLFNEVLTNGYLGEYEDK
- a CDS encoding SMC family ATPase, producing the protein MRINKLIFKNIASYKGEHELNFDTFLLRQSGIFLISGNTGSGKSTILDCITLALYARVYRLGKKIVDIISKGETNAYVKLTFTISGKIYESFVELNLKNIETPKSMLLSCFFDNRVIEGRTDVLEHIKSLCRLDFNQFCQTVILPQGNFQEFLTSTPKEKAAIIDNIFNLKKYDNLEFYLKSDFERTKFNIDKLLNSESYEKSILDYDESEYKSLKDYLDLVDIDRLESDLENIRRAIFLCNQAIASNERYLELETEMSSLKDQLSSQIEYLNSLEKDHSLQKKLKENLDLDRKIYLCSDFWNLKNLVVMQGELVNDSRLLDLELSKVMSNLKEIKYLDGNNFNYVKELYNRNCNLFDLKLVENDYESLLLRKNSLENEKKELLMSQSKKNDEIKSISYEKSNFDFDKYVYYEALKLFQTFNNELISKYRDRLEFLLKSTDEEDFNKNKEKNIIKIDLYKELLKYLDDKNFSIESDKEKLKYIEAEYKNYQHKDRLSVCSLKELYALNSKLHLIQNQIDELKYQISCKQEEISKQEVNALEFKKNNAEILRLIGKNLFDKYINYFDREKILAFENKLEKLEQFKVRKNDLKIEISLKNKNFDQNLLKIKDLLLKLNLNLSFNDYSSLEKEFNVVLAKQKSVENEWNMLVLDLKNLEDLKIKTETQIKFIKESILTLEAKLNEEQNSFINIISNLKNIFFSSFSFETEITLEKINENSLYFLQKLSLSISSKLEFLSRDIEKYKIKLLNFQTLQKKINQQKINLDLLRGELNLAKERKDKLDVLRKVVIRSSGLKYYVQTFLINDILRLANEKYLRWIFPDFELKTNKESKEFDFLIEDKKDVNKIRTVKTLSGGEKFLVSLALSLALSDKIRDSELKIEAFFLDEGFGNLDEDTLAQVMPKLSKFQMMTGRQIGIISHVSYLKEMIKAQIVINKISKISYIAMENL
- a CDS encoding ROK family protein — its product is MKHYLAIDIGGTNTKYSLSDSSGVFFDKNEISTGTTSDEQVNILVNLINSYKKSSDIAGVAICIPGFVDLKGNVLRVNAITGFVNYPLKERLESLTGVSTEIENDANCVALAEKFKGNAIDCNDFIAITLGTGIGAGIFANGKLLRGNSFMSGEVGFMITRGISNNIPFNCRWESIASVSALRKRVAMRLGKPLKEISGEFVFDLAENGNVHAKNEVDRFFENLSFGIFNLTFVLNPEKILIGGGISSRPDLIDRIYEKLENLWSLEMAFDNNNNIKNLVTLEPTKFNNESGKIGALYNYFTCKKQNNTSC